One segment of Falco rusticolus isolate bFalRus1 chromosome 3, bFalRus1.pri, whole genome shotgun sequence DNA contains the following:
- the PI15 gene encoding peptidase inhibitor 15, which translates to MTVITAISCAFLFSILCETSALVLPNSSDLLLSDNNFTDIETALAAHLDSAKIPKARRKRYISQNDMIAILDYHNQVRGKVFPPASNMEYMVWDETLAKSAEAWAATCIWDHGPSYLLRFLGQNLSVRTGRYRSILQLVKPWYDEVKDYAFPYPQDCNPRCPMRCYGPMCTHYTQMVWATSNRIGCAIHTCHNMNVWGSVWRRAVYLVCNYAPKGNWIGEAPYKVGVPCSACPPSYGGSCTDNLCFPGVTSNYLYWFK; encoded by the exons ATGACAGTAATCACTGCAATCAGTTgtgctttcttattttccattctctgtGAAACAAGTGCATTAGTGTTACCCAACTCCAGTGACCTACTCCTGTCAGACAATAATTTTACTGACATTGAGACGGCTTTGGCAGCTCATCTGGACTCTGCAAAAATTCCCAAAGCTAGGCGGAAGCGCTACATTTCGCAGAATGACATGATTGCCATTCTTGATTATCATAATCAAGTCAGAGGCAAAGTCTTCCCACCTGCTTCAAACATGGAATACATG gtTTGGGATGAAACTCTTGCGAAATCTGCAGAGGCTTGGGCTGCTACTTGCATTTGGGACCATGGACCTTCCTACTTACTGAGATTCTTGGGCCAGAACCTCTCTGTAAGAACTGGAAG GTATCGATCTATTCTCCAGCTGGTCAAGCCATGGTATGATGAGGTGAAGGATTATGCTTTCCCTTATCCTCAAGATTGCAACCCCAGGTGCCCCATGCGATGTTACGGACCCATGTGCACCCATTACACACAG atgGTTTGGGCCACTTCCAATCGTATAGGCTGCGCAATCCACACATGCCACAATATGAACGTCTGGGGATCTGTTTGGCGACGAGCTGTTTACTTGGTATGCAACTATGCCCCAAA gggGAATTGGATTGGAGAAGCACCATATAAAGTAGGAGTCCCATGTTCGGCTTGTCCTCCAAGCTATGGAGGTTCTTGTACCGACAATCTTTGTTTCCCAGGAGTAACATCAAACTACTTATACTGGTTTAAATAA